The sequence TGCAAGCGGTCCCTCGGTCAGGCGCAACGACCTCCTCGATCTGTGCAACGAATACGTGACCAACATTTCTCGGACTTTTCCGAACTATGGGTCGATCAGCGTCTTTACCCTGCAAGGGCGCCCGAGATGCCTGAGTGATGCCAGTACCACAGCGGTCGCGGTGAGCGAGCGCTCCGCCTTTGAGCGTGCTGTTGCAAGTCAGCAGTTCGCCATGGACGACTACTCCATGGATGCGTCTACGGGTGGTGATGAGATCGGATTTGCCTTACCCGTCTACGACTATTCGGAAACGATGACAGGTGTGGCCTACGCAACATTGGATCTTGCGCTCCTCTCTGCTCGGCTGGATTCGCTCTCGGTGTCCAACCCGGTCACCGTCATGATTGCCGACAGTAAAGGTACCGTTCTCGCCACCAACCAGCGGGGCGTGCAAGCCATTGGTGCTGCCATTTCGAACCCAGCACTGTTGCAGCGCATCACGAGATCAGCGCCAGTAGGCCGAGTGATTCCAGCCGACATCAAGGCAGACTGGTTGCACGAAGTGGTGCGGGTTGGAGAGGTGAACTCCCAGCCCATTTATGCCATTGCCAGTGCCAAGCGCAGTGACATCCTTGCCGGGCCCCTTGAACGCCTGAGGCATCAACTGATCATCCTCGCGCTGAGCTTCGCGGTTGGTATCTTTTTGGCCCTGCGACTGGCTGAACGGCAGTTCATCAAGCCGATCGGTAGGTTGCTCATGCGGATGGAAGCCGCAGCGAAGCAGAAAGCCACGCCACCTTCTGGCGACCTAGGTGCAGATGCGCCCAGCCGTGAGTTCTCTGGTTTGGAGAAGACTTTCACGAACATGCTGCAGGAGTTGAACAAAAAGGATGCCCAGCTGAACAAAGCGCAGGAAATCACCCGCGTCGGGTTCTTCCAGTTCGACCTTGAGAAGCAGGTCTACACAGCGTCCGCTTCGGTCCGCGACATCTTGGGACTTAGAAAAGAGAACGTTGAGTCACCGACTGAGGGGTCATTAACTCCTGCACAGTATCAGTCGATGATCCACCCAGAAGACAGAGAAAGAGTTCGTCATCACAGGATGATGTTGTATCAAGGCAAAAAACCTGAGCACATCCAATACCGCATCATTCGTCCCGATGGAAAAACCCGTTGGCTCGATGCCTTCGGCTTTGTAGAACACGACTCGCGGGGAAAGCCGATCCTCTACGCTGGTGCCTTGCAAGATGTGTCAGAGCAATACCGCCTGCGCAGGCTCTACCAGGTCCAGAGCAAAATCAATGAAGCGATTCTGTCGGCTCGCACGATCCAAGACTTGTTCGAGAGGGTTTGCGGCATCTGTGTGACCCACGCTGAAATGCGGATGGCGTGTATTGCTGCGGTTGACCCGCAGAAGAATGCCCTCAAGGTGGAAGCGAGCGTGGGACACGATGAGGGCTATACGGACATTCTGCGCACTGAGTCTCTTGATGTGGGGACACTCGACCTACCAATTTCGACCGCTTTGCGCACAGCCAAATTGGCAGTGTCCAACAATCTCGCCACAACGCTGAAAGCATTCCCTTGGGCACCTGAGGCTGCTCGGCGCGGGTACCGTTCTGTCGCAGCAGTGCCGTTCCTGGCCGCAGGACAAGGTCTCAAGGCCTTGGTTCTCATGGCATCCGAGACCGAGTACTTCCAGGCGGCTGAATGTCGTCAGCTCGAAGCCATCGGGGAGAGTCTCGCGGCTGCGATGAACCACCTGAACGAAGAGGCACGCAGGCGCGAGCGAGAAGAGCGTCTGAAGCTGCTGGAGACCTGCATCGCCAGGCTTAACGACATTGTCCTGATCACCGAAGCGGAGCCTTTTGGCGAACCTGGCCCCAGGATCCTGTTCGTCAATGACGCTTACGAGCGGCTGACGGGCTACGCCAAGGATGAAGTGATCGGGAAGACTCCGCGCATCTTGCAAGGGCCCAAAACTGACCGCCAAGTGCTGGACCGCATTCGTCATCATCTCGAACGTTGGGAGCCTGTGCGCGAGGAGATCATCAATTACACCAAGGATGGTCAGGAGATCTGGCTGGAGTTGAACATCGTCCCGGTGTCCGATGAAACCGGTCGGTACACCCACTGGGTGGCCGTTGAGCGCGACATCACGCAGCGCATCGAGCTGGAGCAGCAGAGAGCGCAGGCACTCATCGAGCTCAAGACCGCGCAAGACCGGCTGCTGCGAGCGCAGACGTTGTCCCGGACGGGTCATTGGGAGCGCTTTGCAAATGGCGCACCTGCCATTTGGTCTGCCAGTCTTTTTGAAATGACTGGCAACGACCCAGAGAGGGGCGTACCAAGTCTTGAGGCCTGCATGTCGAAAGTGCATCCGGATGACTTTGAAACTTACCAAGCCATCATGAACGATGGTTTCACCCAGGGGAAGATGCAGCGTTGGACCTATCGGTGCGTTTTTCCGAATGGTCGTGTGAGCTGGCTGGAGGAGACCATTGACGAGCCCAATCGGGATGAATCAGGGGCAGTCGTGTCGATCAGTGGCACCGTGCAAGATGTGACTGAGCGCCTTGAGGGTGAGCAAAAGCTCAAAATGCAGCTCGCACGCACGGTGCTGCTCAACAAGATCGCACGTGCCACCGACGAACGGCTTAAGCTGGGCCGGATCTTCGAGGTGGTGTGCGAGAACCTGGAAGCTGAGTTCGCCGTGGGGATGAGCGCTGCCCTGATTTTCGACAACGATGCAGACGCGTTCGAGGTGGTACGAATGGGATCTCGTGGAGCCCAACTATGCGAGTCTTGCGGTTTGAACGAGGGGGTTTTGCTGTCGGTTGGAAGCGATGCGTTGGACCGATCGCATGTTGGTGAGTTTGTGTATGAACCTGACACCCGGGGGATGCCGTGTGACTTTCCCAAGAAGCTCGCGCAGGCCGGGCTCGGCTCTGTCGTCTTTGCGCCGATGCGTGCGCAGGGGCGAGTTTTCGGCGTTTTGGTGGCGGCCAGGTCTCTGCCGAATGCATTCAACAGCGAGGAATGCGACTTCTTGCTGAAAATCGCAGAGCATGTTGCATTGGCAGCGAGCCACGCACGTCTGTACCAGGACCTTCAGCTCGCGTACGAAGAGTTGCAGGACGCGCAGGAGGTATCCCTGCAGCAGGAGCGCCTGCGCGTACTCGGCCAGATGGCCAGTGGCATTGCCCACGACATCAACAACGCCATCACACCCATGGCGCTTTACACCGAGTCCTTGTTGAACAAAGAAACAGGTCTGAGCGAGCGTGGCAGAAGACAACTCTCTACTATCCAGCTTGCCGTGGATGACGTGGCTGAGACGGTAGCGCGCATGCGGGAGTTCTATCGGCCGGCGGACGGATTCACGAAGCGAAACAATGTGGACCTCAACCGCCTTGTCACACAGGTTGTGGAACTCACCCGCGCACGGTGGCGAGACATCCCTCAGCAGACGGGGGTGTCTATTGATCTGGCGCTCAACCTCTCTCCTTCCTTGCCGCAGGTCTGCGTCATAGAAGCGGAGGTCAGAGATGCCTTGACCAACCTGGTGCTCAACGCGGTGGACGCAATGCCCGAAGGGGGAGAGCTGAGCGTGACGACATCGCAAACAGTCGATGGAAGCGATCAGCCGTGCGTCCTTCTGGAGATCTCCGACACTGGCATCGGCATGGACGAGCAGACGCGTCTGCGGTGCATGGAGCCCTTCTTCACCACCAAAGGCGAACGAGGCTCTGGGCTTGGGCTGGCCATGGTGTACGGCACCCTGCAGCGCCATGAGGCTGAAATATCGCTCACGAGCGAGCCCGGGGAAGGCACGACGTTTGGCATCCGTTTCCTCGCACAGGCGCCATCGGTAACGGGGGGAGGCGATCAGGCAATAGAGGGACCTACAGGACAGCGCAAGAGCCTGAAGATATTGTTGATTGATGATGAGGTGACGCTTCTCAGCGCCTTGAGCGAGATGCTCGAAGGCGAAGGCCATCTGGTGACCTCCGCCGGCGGCGGCCAAGAGGGATTGAGTTTGTTCAAGGCGAGTTTGGAAGCGGGTGGGTACGACGTGGTCATCACAGATCTCGGCATGCCCCGGGTTGATGGGAATGCGGTGGCCACGGGGGTGAAGGGCATGTCGCCCAACACACCCGTGATCATGTTGACTGGCTGGGGGCAACGCATGCTGGAAGACGGCGTCTTGCCTGCCGGCGTTGACCACTTGCTTGGCAAGCCTGCGCGCATGGCTTCATTGCGTGACGCTCTGGGAAGTTGCATGACGGGTGGATCCCAGAAAGGCATGGGTTGAACCACCAACTGCCTTGTTGATCAGACTCGAACAATGGTCATCAATCCCAGTCCAACGTGGGCTGTGGCTGCTCACATTTGAAGGTGTTTTTTTACTGCAAAACCATGAAATTTCCAGTCCCTGAGAACGAAGAAAAAAGAGTTCAGACGCTGCACGATCTACAGGTGCTGGATTCCCTGCCTAGCCCGGTGTTTGACAGCATCACCGAGCTGGCCGCGAGCATCTGCGGGACAGAGATTGCCTTGATTTCTCTGGTGGACGCAGACCGGCAATGGTTCAAGTCCCGCCGGGGATTTGAGCCGAGCGAGACAGGCCGTGACGAGGCCTTTTGTTCGCACACCATCATGGACACAAAGTCTGTGTTGGTAGTCAATGACGCAGCCCGGGACCCGCGCTTCGCCCAACTTCCCTTGGTGAGCAGCGGAAGCGTGCGCTTTTACGCGGGCGCACCCATCACCACCGCCAGCGGTCAAGCTCTAGGCGCTGTGTGTGTGCTGGGCCAAGAGAAGATGTTCTTGTCTGAGGTCCAGACGCGCCAATTGCAGCATCTTGCAAAACTCACGATGGACCTGATCGAACACGAGGCGCTGCGCAGGCGCGAGGCGCGCAGGATCCTGGACTTGGTTCGCAAGAACGAGCGGATCATCCGAAACGTGCTGGATGAGGGTCGAGAAATGGCCGCATTCATCGACACGCAGCACCGCTACCTCTATGTCAACCCAGCTTTTGAACGGTATTGGATTCAGTCGCAGGAGGCTCTTTTGGGCACTTCTGTGCAGGATCTGGTGGGGGAAAGGCTGTACCGCGAGGTGTGCCAAGTCGGTATCAACCAGGCACTCAGCGGTCACGAGTCGATACTGACTTTTGAGTTGAGATTTCCGGGCACAGGCCTGCGCCGCATGGAGTTGCACCACATACCTGCCCTCAACGATGAGGGGCGCGTGCATGGGGTGGTTGAGCGACATCGCGATGTGACGGAACTTGCCAAGCAGGCCGATTTGCTGCGCGGCCATGCCGCTGAACTGGAGGTCCGGCGGGTCGCGCAGGACCGCTACCTCCACGCCATCTCGCACGAGCTGAAGCAACCGGTGAATGCGATCAACAATGCCACGCCTGTGCTGGTGGCCAAGTTGAATGGCACGCTACCTGAGTTGGAGCGGAAATGCCTGACCTACATCGAGCGCGGTGGCCGCCGCCTAGCCCGCTTGCTGGAGGACATGCGCCTATTCGGAGAACTGGACGGTCGCACACTGGCGGTGGCTCCTCACAATGTCCGCGCATTGCTGGAAGAGAGTTTGATGCATCTGCGTGATGATGTGGAGCAGCGTCGGGCGACGGTGGATCTTCAGGTCGATGGTGATCTGTCGGTGGATGCGCCGGTGTTTGAGCTGGCCGTTCGCTGCCTACTTGAATACTCCTTGTGGTCCTCAGCCAAAACGCCCGCGCATATCGTCGTGCGGCTGGTGAAGGAAACAGGCGAATCACGGCTGGAGGTCATCGACGTCAGCGCAGCGAACCCTCTTCCAGTTATCAGGTCTGGACGTGTAGATCAACAACCCATCGCCCTGCCTGCATCCACGCTGTCGGTCGCGCGGCAGGTCGCAGTTCTGCACGGGGGCGCGCTGCTGGATGAGCCCACTGAAGAGGGATGGCGCTGCCTGGCGTTGGTCGTACCGCGGGAGGTCACCCATGCGGTTTGAACGCGTTGTCTTGATTGACGACAACGAAACTGACAACTTCTTCCACCGTCTTGCACTTGCGAAGGCTGGATTCAAGGGTGAGGTGCAAGCGTTCGAGCGCCCCGAGGAGGGCCTTGCTTTCTTGTTGAAGGACCAGATTCAAGTGCCCACCTGCGTGTTTCTGGACATCAACATGCCGGCACTCACCGGGTTTGATGTTGCTCAAGCACTCACGGATGGATTGCACCCGCTGACGGAGTTCAGATTGTTCATGCTGACGTCTTCTAACTGGACTGATGATCGCCGTCGAGCAGAGGCAATCCCGTTGATTCAGGGGTTCATGGTCAAACCCTTGACCGCGGCAAACGCGGCTGAATTGTTTGCTGCGTGATGAGAAAAGATGAGGGCTCAGACCGTGAACGTGTTAACGAGGGCGATTGCTTGAGCCGTTTTTGATAGAAATGCGGCTTGCCTGTGCCAAGTGGGGAGATTGCTGACTCATGATCGAAAGAAAGGAATTACTCCCATATCGGAATCGAGTCTCAAAAAATTAGGCAAACAAGTAGGCCAGGGGAACCAACTCTGAACCGGGCCGGTCCAAAGCCGTGGAACCGACTGCGCCCGAGCAACTACTTTTGCACCATTCGTATAGTGCCAATTATCGGAGCCACAGCGGTCGGACAAGAATTGGGTCGCCGAATGCTCGATGATTAACGACACCTTCTTTCGTGTCCTGGGCCTCGGACGACTCAGTCCAGTCTTGAGCCGTCATGGGAAGTTCGCTATGCGCGTTGCAACTGTTGCTGTGGGTGGTGTGTAGGCCTGGACTCACAGAGCCGGCCTCCTCGCAGTCATCCACCTGAACTTGTGGTTTTGTTGCCAACGTGCGGTGTCGAGGGTGGTGCGGGCGTTCGCGGCGACTGTCCTCGATGTCGTCGCGAATCGCGGTGGGATGCGGCAAGAGGTCTCGAATCGCAGGATCCGTAGGTTTACGGCCTCCATGCCGTCTCAAGTTGCG is a genomic window of Hydrogenophaga sp. RAC07 containing:
- a CDS encoding PAS domain S-box protein translates to MPIRSTSMEKPGIRSLVAALLMIAALPGMVMVIYGYMGVQDDAVARAREEVRSAAEMAAATEEQMVEGVRQTLATVASGPSVRRNDLLDLCNEYVTNISRTFPNYGSISVFTLQGRPRCLSDASTTAVAVSERSAFERAVASQQFAMDDYSMDASTGGDEIGFALPVYDYSETMTGVAYATLDLALLSARLDSLSVSNPVTVMIADSKGTVLATNQRGVQAIGAAISNPALLQRITRSAPVGRVIPADIKADWLHEVVRVGEVNSQPIYAIASAKRSDILAGPLERLRHQLIILALSFAVGIFLALRLAERQFIKPIGRLLMRMEAAAKQKATPPSGDLGADAPSREFSGLEKTFTNMLQELNKKDAQLNKAQEITRVGFFQFDLEKQVYTASASVRDILGLRKENVESPTEGSLTPAQYQSMIHPEDRERVRHHRMMLYQGKKPEHIQYRIIRPDGKTRWLDAFGFVEHDSRGKPILYAGALQDVSEQYRLRRLYQVQSKINEAILSARTIQDLFERVCGICVTHAEMRMACIAAVDPQKNALKVEASVGHDEGYTDILRTESLDVGTLDLPISTALRTAKLAVSNNLATTLKAFPWAPEAARRGYRSVAAVPFLAAGQGLKALVLMASETEYFQAAECRQLEAIGESLAAAMNHLNEEARRREREERLKLLETCIARLNDIVLITEAEPFGEPGPRILFVNDAYERLTGYAKDEVIGKTPRILQGPKTDRQVLDRIRHHLERWEPVREEIINYTKDGQEIWLELNIVPVSDETGRYTHWVAVERDITQRIELEQQRAQALIELKTAQDRLLRAQTLSRTGHWERFANGAPAIWSASLFEMTGNDPERGVPSLEACMSKVHPDDFETYQAIMNDGFTQGKMQRWTYRCVFPNGRVSWLEETIDEPNRDESGAVVSISGTVQDVTERLEGEQKLKMQLARTVLLNKIARATDERLKLGRIFEVVCENLEAEFAVGMSAALIFDNDADAFEVVRMGSRGAQLCESCGLNEGVLLSVGSDALDRSHVGEFVYEPDTRGMPCDFPKKLAQAGLGSVVFAPMRAQGRVFGVLVAARSLPNAFNSEECDFLLKIAEHVALAASHARLYQDLQLAYEELQDAQEVSLQQERLRVLGQMASGIAHDINNAITPMALYTESLLNKETGLSERGRRQLSTIQLAVDDVAETVARMREFYRPADGFTKRNNVDLNRLVTQVVELTRARWRDIPQQTGVSIDLALNLSPSLPQVCVIEAEVRDALTNLVLNAVDAMPEGGELSVTTSQTVDGSDQPCVLLEISDTGIGMDEQTRLRCMEPFFTTKGERGSGLGLAMVYGTLQRHEAEISLTSEPGEGTTFGIRFLAQAPSVTGGGDQAIEGPTGQRKSLKILLIDDEVTLLSALSEMLEGEGHLVTSAGGGQEGLSLFKASLEAGGYDVVITDLGMPRVDGNAVATGVKGMSPNTPVIMLTGWGQRMLEDGVLPAGVDHLLGKPARMASLRDALGSCMTGGSQKGMG
- a CDS encoding PAS domain-containing protein; translation: MKFPVPENEEKRVQTLHDLQVLDSLPSPVFDSITELAASICGTEIALISLVDADRQWFKSRRGFEPSETGRDEAFCSHTIMDTKSVLVVNDAARDPRFAQLPLVSSGSVRFYAGAPITTASGQALGAVCVLGQEKMFLSEVQTRQLQHLAKLTMDLIEHEALRRREARRILDLVRKNERIIRNVLDEGREMAAFIDTQHRYLYVNPAFERYWIQSQEALLGTSVQDLVGERLYREVCQVGINQALSGHESILTFELRFPGTGLRRMELHHIPALNDEGRVHGVVERHRDVTELAKQADLLRGHAAELEVRRVAQDRYLHAISHELKQPVNAINNATPVLVAKLNGTLPELERKCLTYIERGGRRLARLLEDMRLFGELDGRTLAVAPHNVRALLEESLMHLRDDVEQRRATVDLQVDGDLSVDAPVFELAVRCLLEYSLWSSAKTPAHIVVRLVKETGESRLEVIDVSAANPLPVIRSGRVDQQPIALPASTLSVARQVAVLHGGALLDEPTEEGWRCLALVVPREVTHAV
- a CDS encoding response regulator: MRFERVVLIDDNETDNFFHRLALAKAGFKGEVQAFERPEEGLAFLLKDQIQVPTCVFLDINMPALTGFDVAQALTDGLHPLTEFRLFMLTSSNWTDDRRRAEAIPLIQGFMVKPLTAANAAELFAA